From Strix uralensis isolate ZFMK-TIS-50842 chromosome 1, bStrUra1, whole genome shotgun sequence, a single genomic window includes:
- the LSM5 gene encoding U6 snRNA-associated Sm-like protein LSm5 isoform X1: MAATATTNPSQLLPLELVDKCIGSRIHIVMKSDKEIVGTLLGFDDFVNMVLEDVTEFEITPEGRRITKLDQILLNGNNITMLVPGGEGPEV, encoded by the exons ATGGCGGCTACCGCGACTACCAACCCCTCTCAGCTCCTGCCGCTCG aactTGTGGACAAATGCATAGGTTCACGCATTCATATTGTGATGAAGAGTGATAAAGAAATTGTTGGAACGCTTCTAGGATTTGATGACTTTGTCA atATGGTGTTAGAAGATGTTACAGAATT TGAGATTACACCTGAGGGCAGAAGAATCACAAAACTGGACCAGATTTTGCTAAATGGAAATAACATAACAATG CTGGTTCCGGGAGGAGAAGGACCTGAAGTATAA
- the LSM5 gene encoding U6 snRNA-associated Sm-like protein LSm5 isoform X2 — translation MKSDKEIVGTLLGFDDFVNMVLEDVTEFEITPEGRRITKLDQILLNGNNITMLVPGGEGPEV, via the exons ATGAAGAGTGATAAAGAAATTGTTGGAACGCTTCTAGGATTTGATGACTTTGTCA atATGGTGTTAGAAGATGTTACAGAATT TGAGATTACACCTGAGGGCAGAAGAATCACAAAACTGGACCAGATTTTGCTAAATGGAAATAACATAACAATG CTGGTTCCGGGAGGAGAAGGACCTGAAGTATAA